The Clarias gariepinus isolate MV-2021 ecotype Netherlands chromosome 4, CGAR_prim_01v2, whole genome shotgun sequence genome window below encodes:
- the LOC128520449 gene encoding E3 ubiquitin-protein ligase TRIM39-like, with amino-acid sequence MEKFSKEDFSCPVCREIFRDPVILHCSHTVCKVCLEQFWKTKRNRECPVCRRKSSMELPPLNLALKNLCETFLQERSQKSSSAPETVCSRHSEKLKLFCLDDQQLVCVVCQTSKEHRNHKLLPIDEAVTDCMEKLQTALKPLQKKLKIFNDCKLNWSRTVEHIKIQARHTERQIKEEFEKLHQFLQDEEAARIAALREEEEQKSQMIKEKIEKLSRDISSFSDRIRIIEEEMRAEDVSFLQNYKTTVKRAQCTLQHPEELSGALIHVAKHLANLKFTVWQKMQQAVQYTSVTLDPNTAHPKLIVSDDLTSVRLSDEKQKFPDNPERFDEYECILGSEGFNSGTHCWDVEVGDCRCWSVGVMTESAQRKREIIFRSGIWRMAYSQGEYTAGSTPQPVTPLSLSQELQRIRVQLDWDRGKLSFSDPLTNTHIHTFTHTFTDKLLPFLSVYGEESPVKLLPFQCSVRVNQIS; translated from the exons ATGGAAAAGTTTTCAAAGGAGGATTTCTCCTGTCCTGTGTGTCGTGAAATCTTCAGGGatcctgttattctgcactGCAGTCACACTGTATGCAAAGTGTGTTTGGAGCAGTTCTGGAAGACTAAGAGAAACAGAGAATGTCCTGTTTGTAGGAGGAAGTCATCTATGGAATTACCTCCCCTAAACCTGGCTTTAAAGAACCTGTGTGAGACTTTCTTACAGGAGAGAAGTCAGAAATCTTCATCAGCACCTGAAACTGTCTGTAGTCGGCACAGTGAGAAACTCAAACTCTTCTGTCTGGATGATCAACAGCTGGTATGTGTGGTGTGTCAGACTTCGAAAGAGCATAGAAACCATAAACTTCTCCCCATTGATGAGGCAGTAACAGACTGTAtg GAGAAACTCCAAACTGCACTGAAGCCCCTACAGAAGAAACTGAAGATCTTTAACGACTGTAAACTGAACTGGAGTCGGACAGTAGAACATATAAAG ATCCAGGCCCGACACACAGAGCGTCAGATTAAGGAGGAGTTTGAGAAGCTTCACCAGTTTCTACAAGATGAAGAGGCAGCCAGGATCGCTGCactgagagaggaagaggagcagaAGAGTCAGATGATAAAGGAGAAGATTGAGAAGCTGAGCAGAGACATATCCTCTTTTTCAGACAGAATCAGAATCATAGAAGAGGAGATGAGAGCTGAAGACGTCTCGTTCTTACAA AACTACAAGACCACAGTGAAAAG AGCCCAGTGCACACTGCAGCATCCAGAGGAGCTTTCAGGAGCATTGATCCATGTGGCAAAACATCTGGCCAACCTGAAGTTCACAGTTTGGCAGAAGATGCAGCAAGCTGTTCAATACA catCTGTAACTCTGGACCCCAACACTGCTCATCCTAAACTCATTGTATCTGATGATCTGACCAGTGTGAGACTCAGTGATGAGAAACAGAAATTTCCTGATAATCCAGAAAGGTTTGATGAATATGAGTGTATCCTGGGCTCTGAGGGCTTTAACTCAGGAACACACTGCTGGGATGTTGAAGTTGGAGACTGTAGATGTTGGTCTGTGGGTGTGATGACAGAATCTGctcagaggaagagagagataaTCTTCAGAAGTGGAATCTGGCGTATGGCGTATTCTCAAGGTGAATATACAGCAGGTTCGACACCACAACCAGTTACTCCGCTCTCACTATCACAGGAACTCCAGAGAATCAGAGTGCAGCTGGATTGGGACAGAGGAAAACTGTCATTCTCCGACcctctcactaacacacacatacacactttcacacacacatttactgacAAATTACTGCCATTCCTAAGTGTTTACGGTGAAGAATCTCCTGTAAAGCTCCTCCCATTTCAGTGCTCTGTAAGAGTGAATCAGATCAGTTAA